In Osmerus mordax isolate fOsmMor3 chromosome 27, fOsmMor3.pri, whole genome shotgun sequence, the sequence CCCACGTCTATGTGCACGGGGGCGCTGGTTTTGGTGAGCTGGGCAGGGGTGGGGATGCCAGCCGAGCCCAGGGGAGACGCGGGGGAGACGGAGACCAGGGGCCGGCTGGTCATGCTGCCGCCGCTGCTCCGGCTGTCCTGCAGGGCCGAAACAAACGCGCCCGTCAGAAGAGTTAGCGCAGAggagacacagggggggggggtgcatctgAGAGACAGATTCCCTGCCAATCAGAGGGCTTTGCCCAGTCAGACAGCTTTTCGAACCCCCCTCAAAAGTTGCACGGACCCAAAGAATTCACTGACAAGACATAAGTGCACTGGTTGGGTCAGCATTTAGCAAGGTGAACGGAGCGAGACAGCCGTGGCCAGAGGCCGAACGGGTCTCTTAAAGCAGAGAACACAGTAAACAACCAGATACGCTACGCAAAGACAGTGGAGCAGATTGAGCCGATGGAGCGTAAAAATCCAGGCAAGCGGTTCGTGCTGACGCGTTCATGTGCAGCTCCCCAGGGGCCAACAGCCGTCTCGGTGGAGGGagagccctccccaaacacaGCAATCCTCCACAGAGACACGCGGGGGCATTGCGGACCCGGAGAGGTCTGCGCAGTCACGCTCGCAAACGCCACACGCGCGTTTAAGCTTTTGTCACCGGAGCGAATAGATACCTGATGGCAGTCGATCGTCCGAGACGGGTGCCGTTGCCACGGGGACATTTGCTCCTGTTTGCAGACTGTGTGTgaattgtgtgcctgtgtgactgtctgtctggctttgTGGCCCTGGGCATGACAGCAAGTGGTTCTCCCCTGTGGGTTCAAATGTGGTGTATGGGGGTTACCTCTGGCCCTGTCTCCCATGGCAACAGACAAAGTCCCAGAGAAAACTCAGTCGTGTGCCCTCTTTGCACTAACCACTGTCATGTCCTTCTGCACCTCAAACTAACAATAGTGGCACTGCATGGCTGGATGATAATAACAGGCACATTTGCTGAACAAATCCTTTTTTCCAAGTTCAAAATCATGGGAAAGATGGACACAAACGCCACCAGATATAGCAGCCACAAATTAGTCTAAAGAACATATTCGAATGTCATATCTCTAAGCTGGCTGGAAATATGTTACCTGCACGGGAAACAGAATAGCCGGTGACTGGCTATTGGGCTCCCCACTGTGGGCATCTGGGGGTCGTGTGGGCACCGGGTCAGTCTTATGCTCCGTGAACACTGGCGTATCCACGCGTTCCGGACGCACGCAAAGCTTCTTTGGAGACGGCGGCCCGGAGACGTCGTTGGGGCACAGTGTCCGTGCTCTTCGCGTTGTCCTCTGCGGTTTGAGCTCCACCGCATCCGTAACCTGTCGGATGTACGGGATCACGAGCTGAAGATGTGACTGTGCGCCATTCACCGTTTCCGAGGCAACGTAAAGCGTCGCTGACTTTGTCCCGATCCCAGCGATGCTGTTGAGTGTTGCTATAGACACGGCGCCGATGCAGTGGTTGGTGTAAGTCTTTGACAGCTTTGCAGCACGCGACAGCATCTGCATTCTTGTACCCAGCAGGTTTTTACCGATGGCTTTGTTCTCGTACCATGTCATATCGCTCGCGCAGCAATGGTCTCGTGGGCGCTGAAAGAACGCTTTACAGAGAGGGTTCCGTTTAGAGACATACTTCACGAAACTGGCATAGGGGCAAAACTCAGTGCCCGTCTCGTACATGCGCGGCAAGGTTTCTTCGTCCGCGTCGGGTCTTTTTTTAGTCCAAGATGCGGAGCGAGACCTGTGATATGGTCCCAGAGCTTTGAAGAAGATAAACTTTCTCCCGTCCTCATCAATGGCAAGTCCGAATGagtcctcctccagctcgcgctgattctctctccctctcgtgcAAAAATACATGCATGTCTCGAACCAGACTTTATTGAGCAGCCCGAACGGCGTGTCGGTGTTGAATGCGCCGGAGGTGTAGAGTTTTCTAAGGTCGGATCGAGTGATGGCTTGCTTCTGAACTACGGGACCCGCACCTTGTTCTTCCAATTTTCGGATGACGGCGGCAAGCGTCAGATTGGCACTGCGCAGCTCTGGGTCTTTTGTGAGGTCCAGAGTGCGACAATAAGGAGGTTCATTCAGATAGCGGTTGAGTGAGCTCCGGATGCTTATGAGGGAGGACTTGCTATACAACTGTCCGCTCTTAGAGCGCGCTTCCGCATAGAAGGAGCGGAGCACTGCGCATAGCGCCTCCTTGTCCAGAGTTTCAAAGTCAGGACTTTGGGCTTTCTCACTCAGGTACTCTCGAAAGATCCGCACCGCGTATCTCGTGGCTAGGCGGGTATTCTCACTCAGTCTAGACCGGTCAGACCGCTGCGAGTCTCCCTCAAGTTCTGAGTCGAGTCCAGGGATGTGAAAttggtccacctcctctcccagtcCGCCGCACCGGTCCGTGTTGCGCATAACGACCGCTTCTGTCTCAGCTGCAGAGCAAGAGCTGGGGTCCACACTCTCTGACTCCCACTCAAACTCGACGTCTTCCCCatactcgtcctcctcctcccctgttaTCTGAACCTCCTGtatctcgtcctcctcttcgtcTCCGCTCCTCTCCGGGCAACTCATGTGCTCATCCTGCTCAGTCTCTGTCGCGTCGCTCGAGCAGTCTCCGCTGCCAGGCATTCTCGCCATATTGCAGTCTGTGTAGCAGTCCTCAGGCAGCGCGCATGCGCTATATTGGACCGCAGAGCTGAGAGCTTTGTGTTTTAGTGACCTTCAGCTATGCACGCGCCTTTTTAAGGTGCAGGGAGCGAGCGTAGCAAAAAGGGATTACGGGCGCGCTCCTAAAAAGACTGCAGTATTGGACTTCATATTGGACCAGTCCAATATTGCAGATACATTCTCTGAAGAGACttacccaccctcacacacgcgcaggtacacacacacacacacacacacacctgctgatgAACCTCGCACTCAGTAATCGTCACTATAAATCTCCTTTATAGCCTCGGAGATTTTTGCAGTTATTAAAATGTTTGCAAGCCTTTGCAGTCTCATTAGAAACTTTTCACATCACGCGCGTGATGATACTTAGGAGTAGTGTGCTAATGCATTGATTCAAGCAAAGCCTGGGCGTAAAAACCAATTATATTTCCTTCTTCCTAATATAGCACAtcgccctcctctacctccaagCTAAGAGTACTAACACCTCCCTTGGGCTTGCATGACCTTGATCGAGCAATATACTCCAGATACTGCACTAGCTCCTTCGTCTATATATAACTTCCGAAGGAGCATGTGAGGAAGTATACGGACATACTGTCCGCCTTATTTTAGGAATGTTACCACATGTTATCTCGGACACTATAAATTGGTCTTACTGGTACAACGTATGCATGGTACGAGCCAGGCCAGGTGTTGAACTGCCCCTGGGCTGAGTGTTACCAGGCCAGTTGATAAATATGTCGTTGCTACCTAAACTGATGGCCaggctgtgtgaggtgagtgatATTGTGGGTAGAGAACTTCGGATGCAACTGAAAATGAAGTACGGCAGTGCGAACCGCAGACAGGAAGTATTTGTCTGTTGTAGGCTATTATTTATTAAGTTGTTCGACTGTTGCATAAACATGCTGGGGAAAGAATGTTAGGCTATTGAGGCAGTTGTCCATGTACAAGCATATGAGAGACATTTCCATGAACCCTACCGCTAGGATTGATGGACTTCTTGTAACAGTTGGCGGTAACTTTGTAACACTTCgttcattaaaataaataaataaaacataaacaACCTCGTTTAACCGACTTGCTGAAACAGACCCACTAAAAACCGTCTTTTGTGTCGGTGCCACTGCCTCCGCCCCCAGCCATGTCGCAAGGAAGCCTGAGCCATTTTAAAAGGAAGAAGATAGGCCTACTCACACGTTTGAATTCTCGTTAGCGGAGCCCCGTTTCACACCTCGCTACCCAATTAGCAATTAGCCAGCCCTTAAAGTGGAGACCTTTGCCGTGGCGTCTGATCCCAGCCTGATTTGTATGCGGTTTGTGCAGATACTGATAAGAGAGCCCAGAATACATGTTGAGTTTTAAAATTAATTTAATGATGATTTGCATGCCAGGAGTGCCCGACGGGCCTGGGGAAATAACATGGCCGCTCTTCAAAAGGAGATCTGTACGCCACGCGCAGCAAATTGTGTAGGATTgcgcttttttttttgtgcaggCAGGTAATTTGCTCCCTGACTAATCTGCAGAGATAGGGAGAAGTTCTGAAAAAGCACTTACACAAAGAACAAGCTCTGGCTCCGAGGCTCGTCAAAACCCGGGGAAAATAACACTGAGGTGTGATAGCTAAAGCAGCTTCGACAGCCGTGGGCTGGcattggaggagcaggaggatgtgtgtctgtgtgtgtgtgtgtgtgaaagagagagagagtgagaggggcagGAAGGGAGCGTGTGTGAATAAATGAGTATATTTTGATACATACTGTGaaagcgctgtgtgtgtgtgtatggtgagaaGACGTGACTGAAATGTGTTTGTCCAAATGAGCGATCCAAAAGGGGAAGAACATGCAGTACTGCAAGTGAACTCCAGTTACTAACTAGTACAGTAGAAAACGGCTAATGCATCCTAAGTACAACCTCACAAAAGCCAGGACACCTCTGATGCCATATCTGTTTCGAACTCCCATCAAGAGTCAATTCATTTCCTTCATTGATCCCAAAGGAAACTCAAGTACTTTTGCCATGCGGATCAGCAGAGCACAACCACCGAAAACAGTTCACGAGGcaacatataggcctacattgtcAACAAGATCAATAAAAACCAATCCAATTATTATTTTTGAGTACAGTAGGCCCTGTAATaatgtagcatgtgtgtgtttggttttgaTTTCCTCAAaggtttcctttttttttacgATGAGAAATGAAACTGGCCTACAACAGCATGAGCTCAGATGGGAATATGCATCTATAAACAGATTCCTCCACCGGTGTAAATAGCAAGCTGTCACTTTGTTTTTAATGATTTATATGATACATTATTAATAACATGCCAAACAACTGGATCGCTCAGGGCAGTTTTAACAGGCATTGTATCTGCTAAGAAAGCATGAACTATGTAAGGGAAAAATATGGCACACTGCAAGGTATGTACTTTTCACAAAATGTACTGACTGAAAGCTTACAGGATGCCAATAAAGCTGACTTTAGTCAATTCATCAACAccggaacacacaaacatacctcCCAAGACTGACATACACTCCAGATACACTCAGGTGTCATCCGTTGGGATCTGAGCCCTACCTGCAAAATAGAAAATCAAACAAAATCATTAGTCCTTGTTTGTAATTATTTAGTAGTTTGCCGTTTTTTTTGTAGCACTATTCTCACCCACAAGTCTTTGGGGCACAGTGTGTGTAAGGATGGACTAGCAGGAGTCCAATCCTTCTTCATTTATCATGTATTTGCTTATTATCACTTCATTCACTAAATCCATCATTTGACTAAGAGCGTTGAGGCATCAATACGTTAGCTTTAAGCTACATCACTTGTCCAGAAAAAAAGAACTAGGCCTTTACATATTCACTTAGCCACAAGGAATATGTCTGTCTGCATATTGACTCCCCTAATTTGAACTCTATCAAGAATGCCACAAGGCAAACCAGGGACGGTAGCCTACACGaacacaaacacttaaaaaacgTCTCTGATAGAAACGGAAGATGTGTAATTACACGCAAATCTACCAAACATCTGTCAATACACCGAATCATTGTCTCACAACTTGGTGAcagaatttgtcaggaattgtCCAATGTCCAAACAGCACATGCGTAAAATGCTCGTGCGCTTCAGCAGTTGCAGCACCATCAATGCGACCGACCGAAAACAAAGTAAACCCGCTTACCTGTAACATCTAGCCTTCAAAAACGAGCGTttgcttctgtctctcctgcgaTCTTGTTTCTTTGCGCGCCAGAGACAAATGCAGCCTGCCAAGAGTAGAAAGAATCAAACACCGTCTATTTACGCTCCGGAGTGTCTCCACGCGCCTTAGGCAAAGATCAGAAagatctgttttcaatctgaTGTGGACAAACACGTTGGCAACTACCGTATTTGAGATCTAGGTATACTCATTCATTTGTAATATGCAATCAAAACATTATTTACAACAGGTTTACTAAGCATCCGCACCAACAGTGGCTCTAGTGCCTTTCAGCTGGCCCCGCTCTCGGCGGGAGACTTTGATCTTAATCGGCGTGATTAGTTTTGACGGGGTCTCTCCGTGGGCGCTCTCCTCTAATGGAGGGACTGATTCTGTGTCGTGGAGGGAAACGCAGCAGATGAACGGGGTTATATAAATGGTCGTTTTCTCAACCAGTTTCATCTGTGAGGACATATTGTCTATAGACAGAGGGGGACATCAGTTTCATTCACAGAAAGAACGGTCAAGTGTCAACTTTGGTGAGTGTTAACATGCAGAGATTCGAAAGAGTGGACAGGCTGCTCAGTCTGACCTGAAATCATCTCAATGTGGCCCATTCCTTCAGACTAACCAGCCAAATGTGTGTTTCCGAGTGAGCCAAATATCTCCGTTTATGCACACAAAATACGTCTACAGTAAAGACAAGGGCTGAACAAAGTGCTGCTCCACGCAAATTGGTACGCTGTGCCCCACAGCCACGATTAATGGCTTTCTCCTGAAATTGGGCTTGCAATTTAACTGCATCTCCTCGGGCCGGGGAgtcagagaggaagagtgagaaaCAGACGTAAATACGGAGACAAAGAAAGGTGGAGAGATTTTCAGTTTGCGCAGGTTTTACTTTTCAATTATTGCTGTCTTTAAACAAAACTCCTGCTTCTGTATTTCTGTCAGAAACATAGCAGGGGAATGAGTATAACTTGTGTTTCACTACTCTGGCCAATAGGCTTTAAATGAGACTAGCCtatctgtttttctctttccaATTCATTGACATTGAGTTTTAGTTGTGTGTAAATAGTCCTAAGGTATGAAACAAAACCATGGAGGATTGGGGTGCTAGTCagctgctaacacacacacacacacacacacacacacacacacacacacacacacacacacacacacacacacacacgcccacacacacacacacacgcccacacacacgcccacacacacacacacacacacacacacacacacacacacacacacacacacacacacacacacacacacacacacacacacacacacacacacacacacacacagtgatgagaAAACCATGCAGTGACGACAGCTTATATTCATGTTCTCAGCTCCCTCTCCTGGCTAATATTAGTTAGTACACCTTGTTACTGGTTCCAGTTAGTTTCTGTATTTCAGTTTCCATTCATCTAAGCAGTGGCTATACAACTAGACATCAACTAGTTTAATAAATAGTAGTGAAAACATGTTACTTACGTGCTTTCTCTGACCCATTCATCAAGTGATGCACCAATTCCTTTGAAGTTAATTTATTAGTCGGTATAGCACGGCTCAGTGAAACGTTCAACTTTATAACCCAAATAAAACAAATGTTAACCTGACAAAAAAGTACAAGAACTATGCTCCTCACATCAATAAACAAGCAATAATCATTACGCTGGTCTGAAGTAAGCCACAACGCACCTTATCCCACCAAATTAATTTAGTAAGACAATCcagagtgtgattgtgtgtctgaTTGAAGGGGATAAGGTGAGGGTGATAGATGACGACAGAGCAGAAAGGATAAAAACAAACAGATTCGAATAAGTAGATCCGAACAACACACATGCAACCAATTAACCACCAATTAGTGGCGCACCTTGCACATCCCTGTTGCATAATACACTCCACTACGCAATAATGATCTGATTCAAATCCTACTGCTACAGTACTGTGTCGCAAAATCCCCACAGTCGTTTCAgttagatacatttacatttacatttagtcatttagcagacactcttatccagagcgacttacagtaagtacagggacattccccccgaggcaagtagggtgaagtgccttgcccaaagacacaacgtcagttggcatgaccgggaatcgaactggcaaccttcggattactagtcttactccctcaccgctcagccacctgactccctgtccctAGATACAGGGACAATACCAGGACATCCCTGAGCACCCCATACTAAACCAGTAAAAAAGGTGCAATCTCTAGCCTCGTGCACTGAGAAAAAAGTACCTGCGATGTGAGTTcactagcagacagacagacttccaTCGCCGTCTGAACCCCTCCTACAAACATGACCTCCGCACTCCCTCCTCGAACAGCTCAAAAGTTCATTTTCAGTTTgtcccctctgacctctccacAGACTAGCCGGTCTGTGTTTACCTCTACAGCaagtacggtgtgtgtgtgggaattcCAAGTAGGTCAGTAAGGCCTGTTACAACGGGCCCAATCTAGGAGGTTCTACAATCGGGTTCAATTGGAGTTACGTCGGAATCTAGTCTGTAGTTCAGTCTGTAGATGATCAGTCTGTTGATGAGAGCTGGGGAGTCTCTCTACAAGAGGTCGGTCTCTTTGAGGGCTGGATACGGGTCAGCGGTCTGTACAGCAGTCTGGTCTTCCCTCCCAGTGCACCGCACTAGTCATACAGAGGACAGCGCCTCCCCCGACGCCTCccgctgtctctccctctcctctctctccttccgctCGGCGCGCTCCACGTCCATGACCGTGAAGGTGCGGTCGGCGGCCAGCTGGTGGCGCTCGGCGGCGGCGAGGGAGGCCTGGACCTCGTGGTACTTGGCGGAGGGGAAAGAGGTCTTGGAGAGCGC encodes:
- the LOC136936586 gene encoding uncharacterized protein, with product MPGSGDCSSDATETEQDEHMSCPERSGDEEEDEIQEVQITGEEEDEYGEDVEFEWESESVDPSSCSAAETEAVVMRNTDRCGGLGEEVDQFHIPGLDSELEGDSQRSDRSRLSENTRLATRYAVRIFREYLSEKAQSPDFETLDKEALCAVLRSFYAEARSKSGQLYSKSSLISIRSSLNRYLNEPPYCRTLDLTKDPELRSANLTLAAVIRKLEEQGAGPVVQKQAITRSDLRKLYTSGAFNTDTPFGLLNKVWFETCMYFCTRGRENQRELEEDSFGLAIDEDGRKFIFFKALGPYHRSRSASWTKKRPDADEETLPRMYETGTEFCPYASFVKYVSKRNPLCKAFFQRPRDHCCASDMTWYENKAIGKNLLGTRMQMLSRAAKLSKTYTNHCIGAVSIATLNSIAGIGTKSATLYVASETVNGAQSHLQLVIPYIRQVTDAVELKPQRTTRRARTLCPNDVSGPPSPKKLCVRPERVDTPVFTEHKTDPVPTRPPDAHSGEPNSQSPAILFPVQGQRCTPPPCVSSALTLLTGAFVSALQDSRSSGGSMTSRPLVSVSPASPLGSAGIPTPAQLTKTSAPVHIDVGGHMYTSSLATLTKYPESRIGRLFDGTEPIVLDSLKQHYFIDRDGPMFRYILNFLRTSKLLIPDDFKEYFLLYEEAKFFQLAPLQAELERWRSEREARSTWRPCECVVVRVAPELGERITLSGDRALIEDVFPEVGDVMCHSVNAGWNHDSTHLIRFPLNGYCRLNSVQVLERLQQKGFEIAGACGGGVDSSQFSEYVLRRERKGGQRDHTLIRVKQEPLD